A genomic window from Panthera tigris isolate Pti1 chromosome B4, P.tigris_Pti1_mat1.1, whole genome shotgun sequence includes:
- the TMBIM6 gene encoding bax inhibitor 1 has product MNIFDRKINFDALLKFSHITPSTQQHLKKVYASFALCMFVAAAGAYVHVVTHFLQAGLLSALGSLGLMIWLMATPHSRETEQKRLGLLAGFAFLTGVGLGPALELCIAINPSILPTAFMGTAMIFTCFTLSALYARRRSYLFLGGVLMSAMSLMLLSSLGNLFFGSIWLFQANLYVGLVVMCGFVLFDTQLIIEKAENGDKDYIWHCVDLFLDFITLFRKLMMILAMNEKDKKKEKK; this is encoded by the exons ATGAACATATTTGATCGGAAGATCAACTTTGATGCGCTCTTAAAATTTTCCCACAT AACCCCCTCGACACAGCAGCACCTGAAGAAGGTCTATGCCAGTTTTGCCCTCTGTATGTTTGTGGCGGCTGCGGGGGCCTATGTCCATGTGGTCACTCATTTCCTTCAG GCTGGCCTGCtctctgccttgggctctctgGGGTTGATGATTTGGCTGATGGCAACACCTCATAGCCGTGAAACTGAGCAAAAAAGACTGGGACTTCTTGCTGGATTTGCTTTCCTTACAG GAGTTGGCCTGGGCCCTGCTCTGGAGTTGTGCATTGCCATCAATCCCAG CATTCTTCCCACCGCCTTCATGGGCACAGCAATGATCTTCACCTGCTTCACCCTGAGTGCACTCTATGCCAGGCGCCGCAGCTACCTCTTTCTGGGAG GTGTCTTGATGTCAGCCATGAGCCTGATGCTCTTGTCTTCCCTGGGGAATCTTTTCTTTGGATCCATTTGGCTTTTCCAG GCAAACCTATATGTGGGGCTGGTGGTCATGTGTGGCTTCGTCCTTTTTGATACTCAACTCATTATTGAAAAAGCTGAAAATGGAGATAAGGATTATATCTG GCACTGCGTTGACCTCTTCTTAGATTTCATTACTCTCTTCAGAAAACTTATGATGATCCTGGCCATGAATGAGAAG gacaagaagaaagagaagaagtga